In Scomber japonicus isolate fScoJap1 chromosome 3, fScoJap1.pri, whole genome shotgun sequence, the genomic window TACTTTAGATTTTTACCTTTTCAGTAAATAGTATGagtgaatattaaaatgtgGATTATTAACGTTTGACACAAGAATTACAAACAAAAAGCAGTTTTATTGAGTCTTTCAgtcaaaaacactttttctgCTTTCACTGAGAAAACTTCAGTCAGTCAGCTCACTCTCAAAGTTTTGGCcgtttctgttttttctgtttcagatgattgttgaagaaaaacaaaaacaaacatgctctATTAACAGAGCAGCaacgctttaaaaaaaatctaaatatttacaAAAGGTTACATGAACCACATTTAATACGCAGTCAAAACGGTCAAaaccaaaacaggaagtaaggagCCGGCAGGGGTCGCAcgtagccccccccccccccatccccccatccCTAAACGCTGTCATGTTATAAAGTTATTGGCGTTTAAAGGTTTTTTGCTcaatattcaaaaatatatcTTTACACTAAACTCACTCTAAGCTTCAGTTATTCTCCAAAGGTCTATAAAACATACGGCTGAGTCTGACCTCTGCAGCGGAGAGAACACGGATCAATAACTCATAATCACTCACGCAGACCGATCAATACTCATCACATCACTCACTCAAACTTATCATGTGGGCTTTTTTTTAAGGGGGGACGTGTGCAGGAGCCCTGTGCCGCTCCATTAGTGCGTTTTCAGTTTGTCTCCGAACAGCATCATGAAGAGTCCGTACAGGAAGCCGccggtgaggatgaggagggtgGAGGACACGGGGCCGAAGGACAGCAGCGCTCCGAAGGcgtagaagagcagcagcagcagcagcgtcctGTAGCTGGCCAGCACCCGCAGGCTCAGTCTGGGCTCGCGGTTCCTCTCCGACGGTCGCCGGGACAACGGGCTGTGGACCGCCCTCACGGTTGAATCGGGATCTGTTAAGTAGTGACGACCCAGGCGGCCCAGGAGGTCGGGCCGGGAGCAGAGAGCGTTCATGTGACCTCCGAACTgtaggagaaaagagagagaggagattcAGTCTGTGATTCAACTCAATCCcatatgttattatattatcactCATGAAGAAACATTAATTTAAGTACCCAGACTcatattaaatgtttcaaaCTCTAATGTTCATACTCAGCTGTTTCATTCTGTGTGTTATAAGCCTGCTTCTCCTGATAATTCAGAAATATGACCTTTAAACTGCATTCATTGATATTTTTGGGAGGCTGAAACAAGTTGAACACAAACTCTGACATACTATCACCTTTAAAGTTAATATGttgcttatttttttaaagtattaaagtacAGAGTTGCTTATTTTCATATCCAGCAGTCATGTTTCTGGCCACTTTATGAATGTAATGCCaacttttttgacatttcaaactAAATTTAAGACTTAAAATTCTTCATTTAAACCTGCATGAACTCATTTTTCTGGCCACTTGGAAGCTGAAACACTCTGTAGCACTCTGGGGTTTTGTCCCTCCGACTTAAACCTTTCATGTTATGCAGAAAAATGTTGTTAATAGCCGTTTTAAAGAGCCAAATATAAAAGAATACACCATATTTGAGACCAGAAATTCCTATATTTGTTCTATTGTTATACTTTTATTGGGCTTTATCTTTCTAAATAATAGATATAATGACATCTGACAGCTGCCTCCAGACATCACTCACCCTGTTATTAACCAGAGAGGAGATCTTGTAGAACAGCCTGACCAGCAGGGCGCTCTCGTAGCTCCTAATGGGCTGCAGCTCCGGGTCTCCTTGATAGTGAATATCAAACCTGCGCAGTCCATTTATTATCTGCACAAAAgaccagaaacacacacacacacacacacacacagacacacacacagacagagagtcagGGTTTTATTGTTTACTGCACGACCcacagctcttcttcttcttctgtggtgcaTTATTCATTGGACACACTCACCTGCCTCCTGCCCAGGTCAGTGAGGATCAGTCCGTTCTCTCCATGGATGCAGTCCGGCAGCTGCTTGGAGTTGCCGTCGTCCTGAGAGGAACTCAGGTTGGATATGAGCTGAGTCAGCTGCCCTTGGTTcagctgtaaaaaataaaaatagacagTTTTAACTGAGTGGACGCCTGTTGTGTCCTCAGCTGTCCCAACGAGTCAAATTAAGTGAAAATCTTCCAAAGTTTTagcctttttttgtgtgcaaatgttcttctcttccttcactgactctcctttttatttactgtatgtttttatttattcatacagaCTGTAATGTTTCTACTTGTCTGTAGATTTATGTTACTGTATGTATCACTGGAGACATgctgacaataaaggcattaaaattaaaataaatatgataattaaatacattatcTCATCTGAATTAGGAGGGAAAAACAATCTGACCTTGAAGATTTGACATAAATTCTCCAAAGCTCTGTCCAGGAATTCGTGGGTCTTCTTCAGAACCTCCCCGCTGTCCTCCGGCTCGGCCCCGGCGAACGTGTTGTTGAGGTCAGATGACCCCAGCCCGAACCAGGACAGGAACGACGTGTTTGCCGCCACCTCGTTGGAGTGATCCGATATCCTCTTGGCCGTCTGTCGAGCTTGTGCAATGATCTGGATCAACTTCAtaacctgaaaaaaaaatgaccaacaacaaaaacaacagatgcTTTGTAAGTATGACATCACACTGCTGATTAACCAGTTTGTTCCCCGCCAAAATAAAGCTCTAATGTGTTTGTGATGAGGCGAACTTACGGCTCCTCTGAGCTCGCTGCCGAACATCTGTTTGTACTGGCAGTCCTGGCCCTCCAGAGCGTACACCTGACTCTTCACCCTGAACACCATGTCTGTCACCACCCGTTGCCGCGACGACAGGAAGCTGCCTCCTTGGTTTGGCGTCAGGTAGCGGGGCTGCCGGTGGTGGAGGACGTGCTCGGGCTCCAGAAACAGCTGCTCACCTGCAGAGGGAGGatggtttttatttgaatttgttCGTTATCGATGTTTATTAATGGACGGTCAGTCTGCTGGCGGAGCTACAGGAGTTTATCAATTCTCACCAAACCTCAAAAAACTGTGACAGGCAGTGAACTCAGTGTTTCTGTTCTCACCTTTCTGGATCATCTCTGCGAGGTTGGGCTGAGAGAACACTTTGGCCACTCTGAACACCATCAGTGCATTTTTGGCATTAACCAGATCAGTCCTCACCGCTCTGTTCAGAAACACCTGGAAGAGCTTCGTGTATACGAGCAGGTTCTCCTGAACAAACGACTCCctgtgaaacacaaacatacaatcAGCTCAACAACTAGAGTCTCTAACAgtcatattcatcatcatcttcacttcATCTAGTTAGTAAAACAATAACCACCAGACTCTAAAGATAAATGATACCAATTACAATCAATACAGTGAGAATTTCTGCATATATTCCTGTTTCATTGATGCCATTATTAACATTactatttctaaaaaaaggagCCTGAGTCAGAGCTATGAGTCTCACCATTTATCAGGCACGGTTCTGTTTTGGTCGGGCTGAGGATTGGTCTTCTCTCCGGTGTATCTCCACGGCTGGATGTAGCTCAGCCACGTCTCCAACAcctaaaagacaaagaagataCTCCGTCTGAACAATAAAGCACATCATTCTGAACCAGAGAGTTACTGAAGCTTTTAAAACTGAGATAATGACTCTATAGCTAAAAGGCACAACTTTACTCCTTATCACTGATGAAAATCAAAGTAATTCTACTGCTGCACTGACTGGATTActgattaaataaattaatctaCTAAATGAcaaaaggagagaatgaaggagggacaATACTAACTCATTAATAGCTCTTAAATCAAGGAACCAAACCCAAATCCTCTCATTGCCAGGAACACAAGGACATACATTACTCTGCAGCTTCCAGGATGAAATGCTTTCTCATATGAAGGAGATTCTTTGAGGTTTATCTATAAATAAAGTCATCATTAAGGATCAGCTCAGATGAGGCAGACTTACAGCTCTGAAGGAGGCGTCCAGAGGCCAGTGACCGAAGCAGTGCTGGAGGAACAGGTAAAGCTTCTGTTGAACAAAACGCTGCATCACCACTCTGAAGGACATAAAACAGAGTGTGCTCATTAACAGAGAGTTTCACGCAGTATGACGTACAATATAATGCAGGTTAACCTTTGtctcgtcctcacgggtcaaattgaccccgtctgttttgactgttccttccttccgtctgtccttccaccgtccctccttctctctctctttcctcccttccttctttcctccctccatccccttttcttccttccctccttccttctttctttctttcctccctcctaccttcaccccttccttctttcctctgtccttcttttcttccttcctcttttcctttctccctccctcccctccttccctcctaccttctctcctttccttccttcttcctcccttctctccttcctcctttcttcctcccttctctccttccttctttccttccttcttcctcccttctctccttcctccctccctccctccctcctacgttctctccttcattcttccttccttctctccttcctcctttccttccttcttcctcccttcttcccttcctcctttccttccttcctcgactcgaggacaacaggagggttaaaccagaTAAACAACAGTACTTCCACTGTATTTACTTGACTTTATTGTTGTTTAGTCTTCTTTTGCAGAGTCCTTGctgtgttttaattgttttaatggtGTAATAATCCTTTATGCTTACTTCTACTATTCCTGTTGTATGAATATTCACCTGTTGCATGTATGTCCTGTtatatataacaaaaataatccTAACTCAGCTTTCTTGTTCAAGACAGgacaataaagttaaagttactGGATAAATTGATAGAAATCTTGATCTCCATGAAGTCAGTATCCCTGCAGCATGTGTCAGGATCATGTGTGATGAATCTGACCTCTTAAACTCTTCCAGCGGGCTGGTGTGAGTGTGCGAGTGAGCCGACGGCGAGGCCGACAGCTGCTCGGGCTTCAGGCTGTTGGAGAAGGCGTGCAGATGTTTCACCAGCAGACGAACCACCAGCACGTGCTCCTCTGTCGGGCTGAACGGTTCCTGAAAAGACACCCGGTCACAAAAagctccacaaacacacacgacacacactCATCATCTCAATCAGCTGCcagtttaaaaagcagcagcCGTCACGATGCTTCCCGAGTCAAGAAGCAGCCCAACGATTATCAGAAGGCTCAGAGCGCTTTCTATGTAGAGAACAGAGGTCCCACTcacattaatcatttaaatatatttattttaataaggTTTTTAAGTGACAAAGACACTTCTAGAGCAGGAAGTCTTGAAAGTTGAAAAATGTAGTTGTCAACGCCCTCTAGTGGACAAACTATGTAATGATGACAGCTgctaaatgaactcctgtaacttactttttgtcttatttgaaTAGACTTAAAAGCACTAAATGGTTTAGGGTCAAAATACTAATGCTGCTACGTTATGAAGCAACCAGACTGGATCAAGTCTGCTTTCTGCTCCCCAGGGTCAAAACTAAACCTGGAGAAGCAATGATCAGTTTTTATTCTCAATATATCTGAAAACTGCAGGTCTGCTCCATCTCTCAGTTCTTTCTCTTAGATTGactgctttttattaaatccaAATTTTAGGGCTAATATCTCTGACTGCACTTcaactttttattctcctgttttaaCTGTCTTAATCTATTTTAGGTCCaatttatttccaatttaacacttttaatcgTACttaaatctcttcttttttttttggcatatgttgtttttatatccTGCTTTTAGTCCCAAACTGTAGAAATAAATGGGACTGAATAAATGCTTATACTGATAATTTTTACTCTTTATTCAACCTATtctagtatttttttaatatcactTAATCTTCAGATGGCACCTTTTGCACATCAGGAGTGATatataatttaatcattttataaaaaGGATAGATGACAATTTTCTATCTTTCAATTCAAAATCAGTCTTTCACCACAGCTGTATTTAATGATCATATTATAATAAATGACTCCTGAATGAAAGGTGGGACCTCTGTGCTCCGTTTACTGCTCAAAGCAAAGCTGCATTATCATAATGATGCAATATAATAAGAATTTCCTCTTCTAGATAATGTCAGCAAACTCAAACATTATCTCTGAAAAGATGATGATTGTTTTTTCTAATGAATTAATTCATGAATCAAAGTTGAATTTGTCTAAAAAAATTatcagatgattttttttattctggcatgtaaaaaaaatcaagattgTTTAAATTAGTTGTAGTAGTATCTTTTGctttacatggtgtcattagaaagaaacatttatcaatcacataaacacaaaaagcaACAAAGCACAACAGacacagtgtaaaaaaacaaaaaacaaacaaaaagcatgcatttaaaataaaaacaaacaacaaacaaacaaacaaacagcaaaaagaGAAACCACACCCAAACCAGTAAAATCTGCTCAAAAGATTCAAATCCAAAAGCTTCATTCCAGGATCATTTTTCCCGTCAAGGATACTTCTCTGAAGAAATTCACTTctacagtcagactgaacaaGAGTCTGGAGGCCTTAAAGTTAAACTGCTGAGAGCTGCTGCTAGTTTATCCCTTTATGAAGAGTCGGCACAGTCCCAAACCAGTACCAAACTAGTCTCAAACCAGCCCCAAACTAGTCCCAAACTAGTCCCAAACCTGTCCCAAACTAGCCCCAAACTAGCCTTAAACTTGTCCCAAACTAGCCTTAAACTTGTCCCAAACTAGTCTGAAACCAGTCCCAAACTAGCCCCAAACTAGTCCCAAACCAGCCCCAAACTAGTCTTAAACTTGTCCCAAACTAGTCCCATACCAGCCCCAAACTAGTCCGAAACCAGTCCCAAACTAGCCCCACACTAGTCCCAAACCAGTCCCAAACCAGTCCCAAAGCAGCCCCAAACCAGGCCCAAACTAGTCCCACACTAGTCCCAAACCAGTGCCAAAGCAGCCCCAAACTAGTCCCAATCTAGATCCAAACTAGTCCCAAACCTCGTCTTTTCCACATAACATCTAAAACATGACAATGAAATGTGATACTTTTAATTTACTTCAATGTGGGCTGTGCATCCTAGCAGGCACTGGTCTAATTCTTTGTCGAATCCTGATGAATGTTTTGGTGAGGAGAAGCTGGTCTAGACAGGTTTCCAGTGATAACACAGCTGTTTTATTATCTGTACCTGCATACTGATGAAACATAACTGGTAGGTAGGGCAAAGTTAATTTCATATTTGTCTCACAGaggtaattatttagtcattaaatcaaaacatGTTTGCAGCTGACAGGGCTAAGGGAGAGGGGCTGGTTTGGGATTGGGCCGTCCTCTTTCCTCAGCTGAAAGAATCTGCCTAAAATTTTAAACCCACGCTGAACCCTGAACTGAGGATTAAAAGAAGCCAGTACAGTTCACCTTTTACTGATAAGTCTGTATTTTAGAATAACTAACACCATCACATGTCTGGTTTTGTATAAAAAGGATAAATGATGCAAACGTATCAGCAGCAGCTCATATCAGCAGGTGAGTGGAGGCCTGATGTCCCACCGTGTGTCAGTTAGAGAGAAGTACCCTTGACTCTGATTGTAACTGACAGGTTTACCTCCAGGAGGGCCCAGAGGGGCGGGGCTGAATGAAAAGGTAAAAGTACTTGGTAGGTGTGGAGGGTCCCAGAGCCTGGTGGGGCGTGGGGTTGGCACGGCATGCTGGACATACTGAGGCGGTACTGCAGCAGCGCCAGCTGTTCACCCGTAACCAccaggagggagaggaagatgaggaagaggaaagacaaCAAcacgaggtggaggaggaacAACAgtgaagggagaggaagaggaaaggtgacaataagggaggaagaggtggcAGGAGGAAGGTCAACATAAGaacaggagaaaaaggaggcaccaaaaaaaaggagagtgCAACCAGACAGAAACGATTCAAAAACattcaggaggaagaggaagagaggaacagaggaggagaggagacaaacagaaacaaaatattGACTGTGGAAACAAATGTTTTAATAGTTGGAGACAATGAGCCGCCTCTCTGCACTCCACACACAGGATTACACATCAGGATGGGAATCATTTCACATGTGATCTTTAATtatcaattaaataaaaaactgaaccTACTAAAATAGTTCTGTAAAGTTTTAATAATGTGAGAGTTTTAATCTTAAGTTCTGCACATGTGGCATCTTCTTCTGTGTAATTAATTATCTAAGTGTATTCACTGTGATTTCAGTTAGTGTTTATTAATGAAACACGCTGtctaatgatgatgaaaaggaTTAAAGTCTGCagtttgtgttgatgtctgAGTGGAGATGAATTTAATCCAGCGTGTTTAACTCGTCCATGTctctaaataataaaactagTGGGACGTTTGTGTGTTAAATATCACAGACGGATATTTAAACATATACATCC contains:
- the smpd4 gene encoding sphingomyelin phosphodiesterase 4 isoform X2, encoding MSYMAAQTLQQPGFLLANLKADSSTKPLILRCQELVKIIDEYPAKELHTIFPWLVETVFGSLDGIIAGWNLRLLHSRSNEYNIVMEFLNPSGPMMKLVYKLQAEEYKYEIPVNYLPGPVKACIQEGVLPDCPLFHNKLQFPLSGLLMLNLALNPFEFFMFNFAYCLITPKNYPPGQHASSTDSAYFVLVDTYLKYFLPSEGNVPPSPFSDSRGSVTAPSPRSSSVSFAGYGVHSPSLLKHHIFHQPSVNADPAAQEIWRSETLLQMFVEIWLHHYSLEMYQKLQSPQLALLQYRLSMSSMPCQPHAPPGSGTLHTYQEPFSPTEEHVLVVRLLVKHLHAFSNSLKPEQLSASPSAHSHTHTSPLEEFKRVVMQRFVQQKLYLFLQHCFGHWPLDASFRAVLETWLSYIQPWRYTGEKTNPQPDQNRTVPDKWESFVQENLLVYTKLFQVFLNRAVRTDLVNAKNALMVFRVAKVFSQPNLAEMIQKGEQLFLEPEHVLHHRQPRYLTPNQGGSFLSSRQRVVTDMVFRVKSQVYALEGQDCQYKQMFGSELRGAVMKLIQIIAQARQTAKRISDHSNEVAANTSFLSWFGLGSSDLNNTFAGAEPEDSGEVLKKTHEFLDRALENLCQIFKLNQGQLTQLISNLSSSQDDGNSKQLPDCIHGENGLILTDLGRRQIINGLRRFDIHYQGDPELQPIRSYESALLVRLFYKISSLVNNRFGGHMNALCSRPDLLGRLGRHYLTDPDSTVRAVHSPLSRRPSERNREPRLSLRVLASYRTLLLLLLFYAFGALLSFGPVSSTLLILTGGFLYGLFMMLFGDKLKTH
- the smpd4 gene encoding sphingomyelin phosphodiesterase 4 isoform X1; this encodes MSYMAAQTLQQPGFLLANLKADSSTKPLILRCQELVKIIDEYPAKELHTIFPWLVETVFGSLDGIIAGWNLRLLHSRSNEYNIVMEFLNPSGPMMKLVYKLQAEEYKYEIPVNYLPGPVKACIQEGVLPDCPLFHNKLQFPLSGLLMLNLALNPFEFFMFNFAYCLITPKNYPPGQHASSTDSAYFVLVDTYLKYFLPSEGNVPPSPFSDSRGSVTAPSPRSSSVSFAGYGVHSPSLLKHHIFHQPSVNADPAAQEIWRSETLLQMFVEIWLHHYSLEMYQKLQSPQVKLALLQYRLSMSSMPCQPHAPPGSGTLHTYQEPFSPTEEHVLVVRLLVKHLHAFSNSLKPEQLSASPSAHSHTHTSPLEEFKRVVMQRFVQQKLYLFLQHCFGHWPLDASFRAVLETWLSYIQPWRYTGEKTNPQPDQNRTVPDKWESFVQENLLVYTKLFQVFLNRAVRTDLVNAKNALMVFRVAKVFSQPNLAEMIQKGEQLFLEPEHVLHHRQPRYLTPNQGGSFLSSRQRVVTDMVFRVKSQVYALEGQDCQYKQMFGSELRGAVMKLIQIIAQARQTAKRISDHSNEVAANTSFLSWFGLGSSDLNNTFAGAEPEDSGEVLKKTHEFLDRALENLCQIFKLNQGQLTQLISNLSSSQDDGNSKQLPDCIHGENGLILTDLGRRQIINGLRRFDIHYQGDPELQPIRSYESALLVRLFYKISSLVNNRFGGHMNALCSRPDLLGRLGRHYLTDPDSTVRAVHSPLSRRPSERNREPRLSLRVLASYRTLLLLLLFYAFGALLSFGPVSSTLLILTGGFLYGLFMMLFGDKLKTH
- the smpd4 gene encoding sphingomyelin phosphodiesterase 4 isoform X3: MSYMAAQTLQQPGFLLANLKADSSTKPLILRCQELVKIIDEYPAKELHTIFPWLVETVFGSLDGIIAGWNLRLLHSRSNEYNIVMEFLNPSGPMMKLVYKLQAEEYKYEIPVNYLPGPVKACIQEGVLPDCPLFHNKLQFPLSGLLMLNLALNPFEFFMFNFAYCLITPKNYPPGQHASSTDSAYFVLVDTYLKYFLPSEGNVPPSPFSDSRGSVTAPSPRSSSVSFAGYGVHSPSLLKHHIFHQPSVNADPAAQEIWRSETLLQMFVEIWLHHYSLEMYQKLQSPQVKEPFSPTEEHVLVVRLLVKHLHAFSNSLKPEQLSASPSAHSHTHTSPLEEFKRVVMQRFVQQKLYLFLQHCFGHWPLDASFRAVLETWLSYIQPWRYTGEKTNPQPDQNRTVPDKWESFVQENLLVYTKLFQVFLNRAVRTDLVNAKNALMVFRVAKVFSQPNLAEMIQKGEQLFLEPEHVLHHRQPRYLTPNQGGSFLSSRQRVVTDMVFRVKSQVYALEGQDCQYKQMFGSELRGAVMKLIQIIAQARQTAKRISDHSNEVAANTSFLSWFGLGSSDLNNTFAGAEPEDSGEVLKKTHEFLDRALENLCQIFKLNQGQLTQLISNLSSSQDDGNSKQLPDCIHGENGLILTDLGRRQIINGLRRFDIHYQGDPELQPIRSYESALLVRLFYKISSLVNNRFGGHMNALCSRPDLLGRLGRHYLTDPDSTVRAVHSPLSRRPSERNREPRLSLRVLASYRTLLLLLLFYAFGALLSFGPVSSTLLILTGGFLYGLFMMLFGDKLKTH